Part of the Planifilum fimeticola genome, TTCAGAAGCTGGATCGGGGGAAATATCTGGTCTATGAGAAGTATCGGGGTTTGGTGCTGACCCCCAAAGGGCGGAAAATGGGCAAGCGGTTGGTGGACCGCCACCAACTGTTGGAGGAATTTTTGCGGATCATCGGTGTCAGCGAGGAATTGATCTACGATGATGTTGAGGGGATTGAGCACCATCTCAGCTGGGATTCGATCACGTGCATCGAATATCTGGTTCAGTATTTCCAGCAAAATCCGGAGCGGATCGCCGAGTTGCGGGCTTTGAAGGAAGCGGGCGAAATGGAGGAGGACGTCAATCCGTAAGGAGTGAATCACCCCAAGAGGCGCATAGGCTTTTAAGAGAGGGATGATTCGTAAGATTCAGGGAGGGGTTGCCCGTGTGGGCGGATGCCGTGTTTGAAGGCGGTGGAGTGAAGGCGGTCGCTTTGGTCGGTGCGCTGCAGGTGGCGGAGGAGAAGGGGTTTGGCTGGAAGCAGCTGGCCGGAGCTTCGGCAGGGGCCATCATCGCATCGCTGTTGGCTGCCGGTTATCGGGGAGACGAACTGGCGGAGCTGATGATCGAAGAGGATTTTGGCCAATTTCTCTCCAAGACCTGGGTTCACCACATTCCGTATCTGGGTCCCGCTTCGCGATTGCTGGTGAAGAAGGGGCTTTATTCCGGCCGCCCCCTGGAACAGTGGATCGGAAAGTTGCTCGCGAAGAAAGGAGTCCGAACGTTCGCCGATCTGAAGGACCGAAATCTCCGCATCATCGCGTCGGACATCAGCCGGGGGGCGCTCCTGGTGCTGCCGAAGGACCTGGAGGAATACGGATACCCCGCCGAGCGGCTGACGGTGGCCCGCGCCGTGCGGATGAGTTGCAGCATTCCGTACTTTTTTGATCCGGCCAAAGTTTTGTACCGTCCTTCCAAAAGCGTGAGTTACATTGTGGACGGGGGCTTGTTGAGCAATTTTCCCGTCTGGCTGTTCGACAGGGAACGCCCCCGCTGGCCCACTTTCGGTTTTCGCCTCATTTCGGAAACAGAGGGGCAACCCCACGAGATACACGGCCCGATTTCCCTGTTTCGCGCGATGTTTTTGACGATGATGGAAGCCCATGACAACCGGCACATCAAGGAGCAGGACCGGCTGCGGACCATTCAGGTTCCGACGACGGGCGTCGGTTTGACGGATTTCCACATTTCCCGCGAGAAGCGGCAAGAGTTGTACGAGGCGGGACGGAAGGCCGCCGAAGCCTTTTTCAGCAAATGGAGATTTTCGGATTATTTGGCCATGCGTTCCGGCTCTTCGCCGGTCCGTTACACGGTGCGTCCGGCGCCCAGAAGTGAAGGAGATGTTATGGAGCATGGAGGATAAACGAAGGGAGCCGGCTCCATTCCAGTTGATCACCCGGGACGAGGAGAAAAAACTTCCTTCTCCCGTTGTCCGCTGGATCGCTTCCGCCAAGGCAAAGCGGGGGACTCATCTTTTTACATACGACGATCGGCAGTATCTGCTCATCACCGCGGGAGTTCGTCCGAATCCGGGTTATCGGTTGACCCTTTCCCAGATCCGTTCCGGCAAGCAGGGGTGGGAGATCGTTGTCAAGGAATCGGGACCTCAGCCCGGAAAAGTTTACCCTCAGGTCCTCTTCGTTCCCTATTTGTTGGGAGAGGTTCGGAAAACCGTCAAAGTGATCGAAGAGGGGACGGGAAAACCCTTCGGGGCGGATCGAGATCCCGATGCCCCCCTTCAATGAGGAAGCGTGTGTTTCCGCTCCTCGCGCGGGAGTCTAAGAGTTTTGGTTTACCGCAAATCCCCTGCCGTCTTGAGTAATGATGGTTGCCGCGGTTCGACAAACGAGAGCTAAAACCCTGTTGACCTTTTCATCAACAGGTTTTTTTATGCTTTGGGCCGGGATTCCGACACGCCGGGGACGGGACATCGGCGGGTCTCCGGCCGAAGTCCGATCTTCGTCGGCATGGAAGCAATCGCCGGTTCTTCCCGTCTAATCGTTTTTCTCCCGGTTTTTCATTCTCCTTGCGAGGGAGTTGTGATAGAGCAACAGCAAAATGCAAACCCAAAGCAACATATAGATCCGGCCCGTGGTATCGGGGTCGTCAAAGGTCGTCAGCACCAGCACCAAAACCGATAAAGCCGAGATGATCACGAGGGCGCGCACGATGAACATTTTGGTTTTCAAGGGCATTCGCATCACCCGCCGGGTCAATGGCGATGGGTATCCTTTTTCCAATTTTTATTTTGTCAAGTTGTTTCCTATTTCCTTCGCCTGGTGCTATTTCCGCAACGGGCACGGTACACGGGCACGCCTTGCCTTTGAGCGGGTTTTCGGCAATAAAAAAACCGCTGACTTGGTTCCTTGTCAGCGGTGTCTCAGGGAGACTTCACACTCTTCCCTTCAATGGGTGCTGGTTTTGGTCGTTTTTTCTCCGGGGTTCTTCGAGCCTTTTCCCTTGATCACCCGGAGGTGGGGCCTCCCTTTGGCTGTCCGTTTGCCGCTGAGGGGCTGGGGCCTTCTCGACGAATGGGGGCGCGACGGGTAGACCAAGCGCATCAGCCATCGCGGGGGACGTTTGTAGAGGAAATAGATGATCCCCACCAACAGCAGGGGGAAGAGAATTCCCCCCGGTTTTTGGCTGAAGACACTCAACAGCCCGATCCCGATCAGCGCGTAGACGGTATAGCGCCAGATTTTCCACCTTCGACCGTACATCCGACCAACCTCATTTCCCCAGGGGTTCGTCACCGGTCAAGCCGGTCATTCCGATCGGAACCTTGGAGGAGACGGCGGCTTTTTCGGCGTATTGATCGTCCAGGATGCGCATGCGCTCAAAGGCGGCGATGGCCACCTCCACTTGATCGTCCCGAGGCTCGCGGGTGGTCAATTTCTGAAGCCACAGTCCCGGATAGCCGAGGTAGTTGAGTATGGGAATGTCTCGCACTGCGTTGGTAAATTTGAGCATCTCGTAGGACAATCCGACGACGATGGGCAAAAGCAGCAGGCGGGTGGCAATCCGATCCCAGACGTTTTCGTAGCTGAAGAAGGAATAGATGACCACCCCGATCAGGATCGTGAGCACGATGAAACTGCTTCCGCATCGGTAGTGGAGGGTGGAGCGCTGTTGGACGTTGTCTACAGTTAATTCTACCCCTGCCTCGTAGGCGTTAATCACCTTGTGCTCGGCCCCGTGATACTGAAACAGGCGCTTGATGGCCGGTGCCTGTGAAATGAGGAACAGGTAACCCAGAAGCAAAAGGGTCTTGATTCCGCCTTCAATCAGGTTTTGGACGATCAGGTTGCTGATGTATCGGTCAAACAGAATGCTGGCCAAAAAGGCGGGCAAGGCGGTGAACAGCATCTTGCCGAACAAGAGGGACAGCACGCCGGCGACGGCGACGCCCAGAATCATCTCCAGCTGGGATGGGGATGAGGACTTTTCCTCGTCGGGACGGTCTGGAGCCTCATCCAGTTCGTACCGTTCGGAGGCGAATTGAAGGTGTTTCGCTCCCGATATGCCGGCTTCGATCAGGGCGACCATCCCCCGGACGAAGGGAATCCTGCGAAGAACGCGAATGAGAGGGGAAGGTCGGCTGAAGGTTTCGTAGGTTTCAATCCGGCCGTCCTTTCGCCGGACTGCCGTCACTTGAACGTAGCGTCCGCCGAACATGACGCCTTCGATCACGGCTTGGCCGCCGTAGGCCACGGGTTTGCTCATATCGCAACCACCACTGGGTAAAGGATTGGAACCCGGGGGAAGCTCGCCGCGGGTTTGCTTGAAATGCAAATCTCTCCCTCATTTTAACACAAAACGGACGAAAGGCGGAGAGGATGAACAAAAGCGATCCTCTCGAAGGGGATTTTGTGATAAAATGGCTGGCAGAAACGAGAGGAGGGGGGCGTGTGGCTCGCATTCTCATCTTGAACGGCCCCAACCTGAACCGATTGGGAAAGCGGGAACCGGACATATACGGACGGGTCACCCTGGACGAGTTGAATGAGCGGGTCCGGAGTCGGGCGAAGGCCTGGGGATTGAAAGTGGAGTGCTTTCAATCCAACCATGAAGGGGAATTGATCGACCGGATCCACGCCGCCGAGGGCACCTTCGATTACATAATCATCAATCCGGGGGCTTTCACCCATTACAGTTACGCGATTCGGGACGCACTCGCTTCCGTGAATGTGCCCTTTGTCGAAGTCCACCTGTCCAATGTGCATGCCCGGGAAACCTTTCGGTCCCATTCGGTGACCGCTCCGATCAGTGACGGGCAGATCGTGGGCTTCGGTCCGCTCGGATACGAGCTTGCCCTGTACGCGGTGGCAGTGAGGTTGGGCGTCTTGCAGAGGGGGGATCCAGATGGAGGAACGATTGGCCCGGCTGCGGGCGAAAATGTCTGAAAAGGACCTTGAGGCTTTGTTGATCAGTCATCCCATCAACCGGCGTTACATAACGGGCTTTGCCGGAACGGCGGGAATGGCGCTTGTCACGGAAAAGGATGCGCTCCTGATCACCGATTTTCGTTATATGACCCAGGTGAGGCAGCAGTCGCCTCATTTTGAGGCGTACCGCCATGACGGCGACATTTTTCAGGCCGTCGCCGATCTCTGCCGGCAGCGCGGATTAAAGGCCCTGGCTTTTGAGCAGGATCATTTAACCTACGGGGAAGTGGCAAGACTAAGAAAGTCCATGGGGGACAGAGAAACGGTGCCCACAAGCCGCATGGTCGAGTCCCTCCGGGCGGTGAAGGACGAAGAGGAACTGGATGTGATCAGGCAAGCGGCGGCAATCGTCGATCGGGCCTTTGACCGCATTCTGGAGGAGCTTCGTCCCGGCCGGACGGAACGGGAGATCGCCCTGCGCCTCGAGTTCATGATGCGGGAGATGGGGGCGGACGGCTCCGCCTTTGCCATCATTGTGGCTTCCGGTCCCCGGTCGGCCCTTCCCCACGGTGTGGCCAGCGACCGTGTGTTGGAAAAGGGGGACCTGGTTACCCTCGATTTCGGGGCCTCGTATCGCGGTTATTGTTCGGACATCACCCGGACGGTGGTGTTGGGAGAGCCGAACGACCAGCAGCGAAAGATCTACGAAGTGGTCAGGGAGGCACAGCAGGCCGCCGTCGATGCGATCCGTCCCGGCATGACCGGAAAGGAGGCGGACCGGGTGGCCAGGGACCGGATCAAGGATCACGGATATGCCGATTACTTTGGTCACGGAACCGGCCACGGCCTGGGAATGGAAGTCCACGAGGCGCCGCGGCTTTCCCCGAGGGGGGAGGAGATTTTGCAGCCGGGAATGGTGGTTACGGTGGAACCGGGAATTTACCTTCCCGATTTCGGGGGCGTCCGCATCGAGGATGACGTGATCGTGACGGAGGACGGGTGCGAAGTGTTGACGCAGAGTCCGAAACATCTCATCGTGATCCAATAGGGACAGAGAGCAAGGAGGATGAATCATGATCTCAACCAATGATTTTCGCGTGGGATTGACCATCGAACTGGACGGGGACGTCTGGCAAGTGATGGAGTTTCAACATGTGAAGCCCGGAAAAGGAGCCGCCTTTGTCCGCTCGAAGTTGCGCAACCTCCGCAACGGAAACATCCAGGAGAAGACCTTCCGGGCGGGAGAAAAGGTTCCCCGCGCCCACGTGGAGACGCGGCAGATGCAGTATCTGTATGAAAGCGGCGGCGAATACACCTTCATGGACAACGAAACCTACGAGCAGGTCAGCCTGCCGAGGGAGCGGCTGGAGCGGGAAGTCAAATTTCTCAAGGAAAACATGAACGTCAACCTGGTTATCTACAAGGGGGACACCATCGGGGTTCAGCTGCCCAACACCGTCGAGCTGGAAGTGGTGGAGACCGAACCCGGCATCAAGGGGGACACGGCGACGGGCGGCAGCAAGCCTGCCAAGCTGGAGACGGGATTGGTTGTCCAGGTTCCTCTGTTCGTCCAGGAGGGAGATCGGCTGATCATCGACACCCGGAGCGGAGAGTACGTCTCCCGGGCCTAGAGGAACATCACAAGAGGGAGTGTGCCACAGGCGCACTCCCTCTTGTGCGTATCTGACGGATTTAGGATGATTGCATGCTCATCTGGACCATATCCAGTTGAGCACTTTGAGCAAAAAGGCGGTGATTCCCGCGGCCATCAGTGGGCCGACGGGAATTCCCCTCAGCATGACGATCCCGATGATGGACCCGATCACCAGCCCGATGATCAGTTGGGGATCCATCTTCAAAAGATCCAATCCCTTTCCGTTCATGTAGGTGGCCAGCATTCCCCCGATGATGGCCAGGATCCCGGGAAGAGAGGTGAACATGGAGGTGATCTCCTTGACGGAAATCCGCCCGGTGGCAAAGGGGACCAGGACGGCGATGGTGAGAAACAACAACCCCAATTCCAAACCGCGCCTTTCCACGGCGGGAAAATAGCGTTCCAGGTGGGTCAATTTCAGGATCAACAAAAGGCTGGCGGCGGTGGAAATGATGGGAGACCGTCCGACCAATCCGATGACGATGAGGATGACGAGGAACAGATCCGGATTCATGGGCATCCCCTGTCCGATGTGTTTGCTACCACATTATGTTCGGAGGGGACAAATTATTAGCCTTCCAGCAGTTCAACCTCCTCCTTTTGCATGCCGAACTGAAAGGTATCCGAGCGTAGCCCGCGGCGGAGGGATTCGACGGCGAGCACTTCCTGTGAAGGAATGTTCCCCAAGTTGACGCCCGGGCCCAGGAGGTGCATGAGATGCGCCTGCTGGGATTTCTTCGGAGCTTCCCAGATCAGGCGGCTTGTATCGATCCGTTCCCGGATGCGGAGAACAAAATCTTCGTCCATGTCCCCTTTGGGATCGTAGATTCCGACGTTTTCTCCCGATTCCCTCCCCTCCACGATGACGTAGGAAGCCCCGTCCTCCCGGTCCCGGATGTAGGTTTCGACGAGGAGATCGTCCGGGATGACGGATCCCGACTGCTTTTTGCCGACCTCCGTGATCACCTGAAACCCCTTTGCTTTGGCCGTCCGGATGATCCGGCTCCGCTCCGTGGGGGTCAGTGAGATGGTTCCGTCGGAAATTTCGATCCATTCAAATCCCAATTCCCGGAGGGTGTCCAGGTAGGCAATCCATTGGTTTTGGCTCCGGGCGACTTCAAAAAAGGTGCCTCCCGGGTAGAGGAACACCCCGAAGGCGCGAGCCAGCTCGATCTTCCGGGTCAAAAGGGGGGCGGGGGTGAGCCCGGCGGTGCCAAATCCCAGTTTGATCCAATCGATGTATTCGGAGGACATCTCCAGCAGATCGAGAAAGGCGGACAGTCCCAAGCCCTTGTCCAGCACCATGGTCAATCCTTTGCTGCGCGGCTTGCCCCGCCGGCTCAGGGTGGGATCCGTAAGCCTGGGATCCCAAACAGTTCCCGTGTT contains:
- a CDS encoding DUF441 domain-containing protein codes for the protein MNPDLFLVILIVIGLVGRSPIISTAASLLLILKLTHLERYFPAVERRGLELGLLFLTIAVLVPFATGRISVKEITSMFTSLPGILAIIGGMLATYMNGKGLDLLKMDPQLIIGLVIGSIIGIVMLRGIPVGPLMAAGITAFLLKVLNWIWSR
- the mntR gene encoding transcriptional regulator MntR, whose amino-acid sequence is MPTPSMEDYLENIYKLINQKGYARVSDIAEALEVHPSSVTKMVQKLDRGKYLVYEKYRGLVLTPKGRKMGKRLVDRHQLLEEFLRIIGVSEELIYDDVEGIEHHLSWDSITCIEYLVQYFQQNPERIAELRALKEAGEMEEDVNP
- a CDS encoding patatin-like phospholipase family protein, with product MWADAVFEGGGVKAVALVGALQVAEEKGFGWKQLAGASAGAIIASLLAAGYRGDELAELMIEEDFGQFLSKTWVHHIPYLGPASRLLVKKGLYSGRPLEQWIGKLLAKKGVRTFADLKDRNLRIIASDISRGALLVLPKDLEEYGYPAERLTVARAVRMSCSIPYFFDPAKVLYRPSKSVSYIVDGGLLSNFPVWLFDRERPRWPTFGFRLISETEGQPHEIHGPISLFRAMFLTMMEAHDNRHIKEQDRLRTIQVPTTGVGLTDFHISREKRQELYEAGRKAAEAFFSKWRFSDYLAMRSGSSPVRYTVRPAPRSEGDVMEHGG
- a CDS encoding phosphosulfolactate synthase, yielding MERNTGTVWDPRLTDPTLSRRGKPRSKGLTMVLDKGLGLSAFLDLLEMSSEYIDWIKLGFGTAGLTPAPLLTRKIELARAFGVFLYPGGTFFEVARSQNQWIAYLDTLRELGFEWIEISDGTISLTPTERSRIIRTAKAKGFQVITEVGKKQSGSVIPDDLLVETYIRDREDGASYVIVEGRESGENVGIYDPKGDMDEDFVLRIRERIDTSRLIWEAPKKSQQAHLMHLLGPGVNLGNIPSQEVLAVESLRRGLRSDTFQFGMQKEEVELLEG
- a CDS encoding protease complex subunit PrcB family protein; translation: MEDKRREPAPFQLITRDEEKKLPSPVVRWIASAKAKRGTHLFTYDDRQYLLITAGVRPNPGYRLTLSQIRSGKQGWEIVVKESGPQPGKVYPQVLFVPYLLGEVRKTVKVIEEGTGKPFGADRDPDAPLQ
- a CDS encoding DUF1385 domain-containing protein — protein: MSKPVAYGGQAVIEGVMFGGRYVQVTAVRRKDGRIETYETFSRPSPLIRVLRRIPFVRGMVALIEAGISGAKHLQFASERYELDEAPDRPDEEKSSSPSQLEMILGVAVAGVLSLLFGKMLFTALPAFLASILFDRYISNLIVQNLIEGGIKTLLLLGYLFLISQAPAIKRLFQYHGAEHKVINAYEAGVELTVDNVQQRSTLHYRCGSSFIVLTILIGVVIYSFFSYENVWDRIATRLLLLPIVVGLSYEMLKFTNAVRDIPILNYLGYPGLWLQKLTTREPRDDQVEVAIAAFERMRILDDQYAEKAAVSSKVPIGMTGLTGDEPLGK
- a CDS encoding M24 family metallopeptidase; this encodes MEERLARLRAKMSEKDLEALLISHPINRRYITGFAGTAGMALVTEKDALLITDFRYMTQVRQQSPHFEAYRHDGDIFQAVADLCRQRGLKALAFEQDHLTYGEVARLRKSMGDRETVPTSRMVESLRAVKDEEELDVIRQAAAIVDRAFDRILEELRPGRTEREIALRLEFMMREMGADGSAFAIIVASGPRSALPHGVASDRVLEKGDLVTLDFGASYRGYCSDITRTVVLGEPNDQQRKIYEVVREAQQAAVDAIRPGMTGKEADRVARDRIKDHGYADYFGHGTGHGLGMEVHEAPRLSPRGEEILQPGMVVTVEPGIYLPDFGGVRIEDDVIVTEDGCEVLTQSPKHLIVIQ
- the efp gene encoding elongation factor P gives rise to the protein MISTNDFRVGLTIELDGDVWQVMEFQHVKPGKGAAFVRSKLRNLRNGNIQEKTFRAGEKVPRAHVETRQMQYLYESGGEYTFMDNETYEQVSLPRERLEREVKFLKENMNVNLVIYKGDTIGVQLPNTVELEVVETEPGIKGDTATGGSKPAKLETGLVVQVPLFVQEGDRLIIDTRSGEYVSRA
- the aroQ gene encoding type II 3-dehydroquinate dehydratase, with product MARILILNGPNLNRLGKREPDIYGRVTLDELNERVRSRAKAWGLKVECFQSNHEGELIDRIHAAEGTFDYIIINPGAFTHYSYAIRDALASVNVPFVEVHLSNVHARETFRSHSVTAPISDGQIVGFGPLGYELALYAVAVRLGVLQRGDPDGGTIGPAAGENV